The Caldicellulosiruptor obsidiansis OB47 genome segment GAGGTATGCGTTCTCAAAAGTACATCATCGGAAATATAAAAAGTATCTTGAGTATCTCTTGCAGGATGATCAGCAGGGATATTCAGTGCTTCAAAGTTGTAATAATCAAGTTCTATCTCCGGTCCTTCTGCAATTTCATATCCCATGTTCATAAAAATTTCAGCTATTTCATTTTGAACCTGAGAGAGGATGTGAATAGCTCCTATCTCCACTCTTTTCCCCGGTATAGTAACGTCAATGCGTTCACTTTGTATCCTTCTTTGCTTTTCTTCCTCTAAAAACCTTTTTCGCAAGTTAGCGATGTTTTCCTCAATGTACTCTCTCAGACTATTTAGTTCTTTTCCCATTTGAGCGCGAATTTCTGGTTCAAGTGAAGAAAGCTCTTTCAGTTTACTTTTCAAAATGCCTTTTTTACCTAAATATTTGATCTGAAAATCTTCAAGTTCTTGCAAATTTTTGATTTTTGATAGTTCTTCCACACATTGGTTTTTTAAATTTGCTATATCAGCGTTCAATATTACACACCACCTTTTTGTATTTTTATTAGATTATTTCTCCTTTGACATATTGTTCATAAGCCTGTGTAATCTTAACCTTGTAAATTTCACCAGGTACTATCATATGACTTTTCCTTACTAACGTACGGATATAATTTCCTGAATACCCTTCATAATATCCATCAAAATCAGAATCTTGTTCAATTAAAACCTCTAACCACTTGCCAACAAACTTTCTGTGAAATTGATATGAAAGGTTCGCTGCCACTTCTTTCATTACTTTGCTTCGCCGTTCTTTTTCTTTGCTATCTATTTGATTTGGCATATCATAGGCTTTAGTACCTTTTTTTGGCGAAAATCTAAAAACATGAATTCGTGAAAAACCTATCTCCTGAACAAACTTTACAGTGTCATTGAAATCTTCCTCTGTTTCACCCGGAAAACCCACTATAATATCAGTGGTGAACGCTACATCATCCCATTTTTCTTTTATTCTCTCTACTATACCTTGGTACTGTGCTGTAGTGTAATGCCTGTTCATAAGTTTCAATATTTTGTCACTGCCACTTTGAAGGGAAAGATGCAAATGATGGCACAGCTTATCAAAACTCAATAGCCTACTTATAAACTGTTCGCTCATGATAAGTGGTTCAAGAGAACTTAGTCTAATCCTCTTGACCCCTTCAATCTCATTTATTCTCTCAATTACATCTATCAAGGTTATCTTCCCGTCTAAATCCTTCCCATAAGCTGAGATGTTAATTCCTGTTATAACAAATTCTTTATATCCATTTGAAACAAGTCTTCTAACTTCCTCTTCAATACTCTCTAAACTTCTGCTTCTAACTGCCCCCCTTGCATATGGAATTATACAATAAGAACAAAACTGGTCACAACCTTCTTCTATCTTTATGAAAGCTCGGCTGCGCTCATTAAATTCTGATATTTTGAGTTCTTCAAATGATTCCCTTTTATATCCTTCATCTATTGCTACAATTTTCTTTTTGTTATCCAAATATTCTTTAACATAATCAACAATTTTTTGTCTATCTTTAGTTCCAATTATAATATCTATATCTCTTATTTTCTCAACCTCATGGGGATACACTTGAGGATAGCATCCCATTACAACTACGATACTTTCCGGAGAAAGTTTTTTAGCCTTTTTTATTGCCTGTCTTGACTTTCTATCGCTCATGTTGGTAACCGTACATGTATTTATCACGTACACATCTGCCTTGCTGTCAAAGTCGACAATTTCAAACCCGCTTTCTTTAAAAAGTTCAGCCACTGCTTGGGTTTCATACTGGTTCACCTTACATCCAAGTGTATAAAAGGCAATCCTCAATTTAATTTGTTCACCTCCACATTTAAGTTATATTATAATATTTAGCAGCCAATTAGTGAAGAGCTAAAAATTTATCTTCAATTGTTATTTTTCTATGAAAAAAGGGTATAGAAAATGTGTAAGGAGTTAATTGATTTAAGCCTCATAAACATGATATGATAAATAATAAGCATTATTTTTGTTGTGAAGGGAGGAATTTAAAATGAAAACAGTAACAGTAAAGCTGAACACAATTGACGCTGTTAAGAACTTTGTCAACATTGTTAGCAAATATCCATTTGACATCGATCTTACATCAGGAAGGTATGTTGTTGATGCCAAA includes the following:
- the pheS gene encoding phenylalanine--tRNA ligase subunit alpha, whose protein sequence is MNADIANLKNQCVEELSKIKNLQELEDFQIKYLGKKGILKSKLKELSSLEPEIRAQMGKELNSLREYIEENIANLRKRFLEEEKQRRIQSERIDVTIPGKRVEIGAIHILSQVQNEIAEIFMNMGYEIAEGPEIELDYYNFEALNIPADHPARDTQDTFYISDDVLLRTHTSPVQIRVMKSKKPPIKIISPGRVYRSDEVDSTHSPIFHQIEGLFVDKGVTMADLKGTLEVFAKRFFGKETMVRFRPHHFPFTEPSAEVDISCIFCGGKGCRTCKGEGWIEILGAGMVHRKVLLNCGIDPDIYTGFAFGMGVERIALLRYEIEDIRLFYENDLRFLKQFR
- the mtaB gene encoding tRNA (N(6)-L-threonylcarbamoyladenosine(37)-C(2))-methylthiotransferase MtaB: MRIAFYTLGCKVNQYETQAVAELFKESGFEIVDFDSKADVYVINTCTVTNMSDRKSRQAIKKAKKLSPESIVVVMGCYPQVYPHEVEKIRDIDIIIGTKDRQKIVDYVKEYLDNKKKIVAIDEGYKRESFEELKISEFNERSRAFIKIEEGCDQFCSYCIIPYARGAVRSRSLESIEEEVRRLVSNGYKEFVITGINISAYGKDLDGKITLIDVIERINEIEGVKRIRLSSLEPLIMSEQFISRLLSFDKLCHHLHLSLQSGSDKILKLMNRHYTTAQYQGIVERIKEKWDDVAFTTDIIVGFPGETEEDFNDTVKFVQEIGFSRIHVFRFSPKKGTKAYDMPNQIDSKEKERRSKVMKEVAANLSYQFHRKFVGKWLEVLIEQDSDFDGYYEGYSGNYIRTLVRKSHMIVPGEIYKVKITQAYEQYVKGEII
- a CDS encoding HPr family phosphocarrier protein, with the translated sequence MKTVTVKLNTIDAVKNFVNIVSKYPFDIDLTSGRYVVDAKSIMGIFSLDLSKPIKVEIHSDNCDDLLKELEPFMEK